The Lacrimispora xylanolytica genome has a segment encoding these proteins:
- the citC gene encoding [citrate (pro-3S)-lyase] ligase, with protein sequence MSEYSISKVSPDDKRSNQLIDQLLLGEGIRRDKNLDYTCAMFDEDFNVVATGSCYGNTLRCLAVSSDHQGEGLMNQIMSHLTEYQFSKGNSHIFLYTKSTASKFFSDLGFYEIVRIEGKVVFMENKRRGFQDYLSRLGENKKEGKNVAAIVMNANPFTLGHLTLVEKAAAENDVVHLFIVSEDVSLIPFPVRKRLIMEGTAHLNNICYHDSGPYIISNATFPSYFQKDETSVIESHALLDLGIFIKISESLGINRRYVGEEPTSQVTAIYNEIMKERLPEAGIDCIIIPRKEAEGTVISASTVRKLIKEGDFSHLTALLPETTIRFFESPEAEPIIKKIKEAEQVIHY encoded by the coding sequence ATGAGTGAATATTCAATTTCTAAAGTTTCCCCCGATGATAAAAGGAGCAACCAGCTCATAGACCAGCTTCTTTTGGGAGAAGGAATCCGAAGAGACAAGAACCTGGATTATACATGTGCTATGTTTGACGAGGATTTTAACGTCGTTGCCACAGGAAGCTGCTATGGCAATACCTTACGTTGTCTGGCTGTCAGCAGCGATCATCAGGGTGAGGGTCTGATGAATCAGATTATGTCCCATCTGACCGAGTATCAGTTCTCAAAGGGCAACTCCCACATCTTCCTCTACACAAAATCAACTGCCTCTAAATTCTTTTCTGATCTTGGATTTTATGAGATTGTAAGAATTGAAGGCAAAGTAGTATTTATGGAGAACAAAAGACGGGGCTTTCAGGATTATTTAAGCCGTCTTGGTGAGAATAAAAAAGAAGGTAAGAATGTTGCTGCCATCGTAATGAATGCCAATCCCTTTACCCTGGGTCATCTTACCCTGGTGGAAAAGGCTGCTGCAGAAAATGACGTGGTTCACCTTTTTATCGTCAGCGAGGATGTAAGCCTTATTCCCTTTCCTGTGAGAAAACGCCTGATCATGGAGGGGACAGCCCATTTAAACAACATATGCTACCACGACAGCGGCCCTTACATCATAAGCAATGCCACGTTCCCAAGCTACTTTCAAAAGGACGAAACATCCGTAATCGAAAGCCATGCCCTTTTAGACCTTGGAATCTTCATTAAGATTTCAGAGTCTCTGGGAATTAACAGAAGGTACGTAGGAGAAGAGCCTACCAGCCAGGTCACTGCCATCTATAATGAGATCATGAAGGAACGGCTTCCCGAAGCAGGAATTGATTGCATTATTATCCCCAGAAAGGAAGCAGAGGGAACAGTAATCAGTGCATCGACCGTAAGAAAGCTGATTAAGGAAGGTGATTTCTCTCATCTAACTGCCTTACTTCCGGAAACTACCATACGCTTTTTTGAAAGCCCGGAGGCAGAGCCTATTATTAAGAAAATCAAAGAAGCAGAGCAAGTCATTCATTATTAA
- a CDS encoding FMN-dependent NADH-azoreductase produces the protein MSRVLYIKANSKPEGTSRTFQISDAFVEAYKKHHPDDEVVVLDLYKMGIHFLEEKDLEYHNPAPGVGKDHPILKYAYQFLEADKYIFAEPLWNLGIPAILKAYIDYICVSSITFQYTAEGPVGLCKGKKAINITTRGGDYSSDIAKEFELGDKYLRTIIAFLGVTDFTTIAADQLDVIGVDVEKKVAEDIEKAVKIAETF, from the coding sequence ATGAGCAGAGTTCTTTATATTAAAGCAAATTCAAAACCAGAAGGAACATCAAGAACATTTCAGATATCAGATGCATTTGTGGAAGCGTATAAAAAACATCATCCAGACGACGAAGTAGTAGTTTTGGATTTATATAAGATGGGAATTCATTTTTTAGAGGAAAAGGATCTTGAATATCACAATCCAGCTCCTGGAGTGGGAAAGGATCATCCGATTTTAAAATACGCTTATCAGTTTTTGGAGGCTGACAAATACATTTTTGCAGAGCCTTTATGGAACCTTGGAATTCCGGCTATTTTAAAAGCATATATCGATTATATCTGTGTTTCCTCTATCACCTTCCAGTACACAGCAGAAGGCCCTGTTGGTCTTTGCAAAGGCAAAAAAGCCATTAATATTACCACGAGAGGCGGAGATTACAGCTCTGATATCGCAAAAGAATTTGAATTAGGTGATAAATATCTAAGAACCATCATAGCCTTCTTAGGAGTTACTGATTTTACCACCATAGCTGCTGACCAGCTTGATGTGATTGGTGTTGACGTGGAGAAAAAGGTGGCAGAGGATATTGAAAAGGCTGTGAAAATAGCTGAAACATTCTAA
- a CDS encoding FeoB-associated Cys-rich membrane protein, with amino-acid sequence MLATIVISALIAAYAGFIIVRRIKKAKQGESGCGCGCSSCSCTSDLQD; translated from the coding sequence ATGTTAGCTACTATAGTGATTAGTGCACTAATTGCAGCTTATGCAGGCTTTATTATTGTGAGAAGAATCAAAAAAGCGAAGCAGGGCGAATCCGGCTGTGGCTGCGGCTGTTCCAGCTGTTCCTGCACCAGCGACTTACAGGATTGA
- a CDS encoding flavin reductase family protein — protein MMKKVNVFYDKLYYGFPIILVSYYDTDGTPNVTTISSSYTLRDMMALGFSTKGYALNRIKEVSDFVVNIADSSQIEAINFCGKNTGAECKKFDSINLTPVPSKVVSAPIIEECPISIECRLTDVIESENHMGITNILAKIKGRLVAESYLTESGRLKVPAFDEVLYIGDGDSKGYRFMK, from the coding sequence ATGATGAAAAAGGTAAATGTATTTTATGACAAACTGTATTACGGCTTCCCGATCATTCTTGTCAGTTATTATGATACGGACGGCACACCAAATGTAACCACCATATCCTCTTCCTATACCTTAAGGGACATGATGGCACTTGGCTTCAGTACAAAAGGCTATGCCCTGAACCGGATTAAGGAAGTATCTGATTTTGTAGTCAATATTGCAGACAGCAGCCAGATCGAAGCAATTAATTTCTGCGGAAAGAATACAGGAGCGGAGTGTAAAAAGTTTGACAGCATCAATCTGACTCCAGTACCATCTAAGGTTGTCAGTGCTCCAATCATTGAAGAATGCCCAATTTCCATTGAATGCAGACTGACTGATGTGATTGAAAGTGAGAATCACATGGGAATCACCAACATTCTGGCAAAGATCAAAGGCCGTCTTGTGGCAGAATCCTACTTAACCGAATCTGGTAGATTGAAAGTACCTGCATTTGATGAGGTTCTCTATATTGGAGACGGCGACAGTAAGGGTTACCGATTCATGAAATAA
- the hcp gene encoding hydroxylamine reductase yields the protein MNMSMFCYQCQETAKNTGCTVMGVCGKTEEVANLQDLLIYAVKGISEIVVKTNTNVADIAKINHEVIKSLFITITNANFDADAIEAQIVNVLGLRDQLAKDASYQGNNDAAVFSVSSREDMLKKAASVGVLATENEDVRSLRELIIYGVKGMAAYVEHALNIGKENNDIYAFTYEALAATLNDSLSADDLVALTLKTGELGVSAMALLDEANTSRYGNPEITTVNIGVRKNPAILISGHDLVDMEQLLEQTQGTGVDVYTHGEMLPAHYYPAFKKYDNFAGNYGNAWWKQVTEFESFRGPILFTTNCIVPPKNPEVAARIYTTGATGFPGCKHIEADENGKKDFSEIIALAKTLQSPDEIETGTIVGGFAHNQVFALADKVVDAVKSGAIKKFFVMAGCDGRMKSRDYYTEFAEKLPKDTVILTAGCAKYRYNKLQLGDIGGIPRVLDAGQCNDSYSLALIALKLKEVFELNDVNDLPIAYNIAWYEQKAVIVLLALLHLGVKNIHLGPTLPGFLSPNVAKVLVDTFGIAGMGSVDADMELFMNA from the coding sequence ATGAATATGAGCATGTTTTGTTATCAGTGCCAGGAAACGGCAAAGAACACAGGTTGTACAGTCATGGGCGTATGCGGTAAGACAGAAGAGGTTGCAAATTTACAGGATCTTCTTATCTATGCAGTAAAGGGTATTTCTGAAATCGTAGTAAAGACGAATACCAACGTTGCTGACATCGCTAAGATCAATCATGAAGTAATCAAGAGCCTTTTTATTACGATCACAAATGCAAACTTTGATGCAGATGCCATTGAAGCTCAGATCGTTAATGTACTTGGATTAAGAGATCAGTTAGCAAAAGACGCTTCCTATCAGGGAAATAACGATGCGGCTGTATTTTCTGTAAGCTCAAGAGAAGATATGCTTAAAAAGGCTGCCAGCGTAGGTGTTCTTGCGACTGAAAACGAAGATGTTCGTTCTTTAAGAGAGCTGATCATTTACGGTGTAAAGGGAATGGCAGCTTACGTAGAGCACGCTTTAAACATTGGAAAAGAAAACAACGATATTTATGCGTTTACTTATGAAGCTCTTGCAGCAACCTTAAATGATTCTCTCTCTGCAGATGATCTGGTTGCTTTAACCTTAAAGACAGGTGAGCTTGGAGTAAGTGCAATGGCGCTTCTTGATGAGGCAAATACATCCCGTTACGGAAATCCAGAAATCACAACAGTTAACATCGGCGTTAGAAAGAATCCAGCTATCCTTATCTCCGGTCATGACTTAGTTGATATGGAGCAGCTGTTAGAGCAGACACAGGGAACAGGCGTTGATGTTTATACACACGGCGAGATGCTTCCAGCTCACTACTATCCAGCATTTAAGAAATATGACAACTTTGCAGGTAACTATGGAAATGCCTGGTGGAAACAGGTAACAGAGTTCGAGTCCTTCCGCGGACCGATCCTGTTTACAACAAACTGTATCGTTCCTCCAAAGAATCCAGAAGTTGCTGCCAGAATCTATACCACAGGGGCTACCGGTTTCCCAGGCTGCAAGCACATCGAAGCAGATGAGAATGGTAAGAAAGATTTCTCTGAAATCATCGCACTTGCTAAGACTCTTCAGAGCCCGGATGAGATTGAAACTGGAACTATCGTTGGTGGATTTGCTCACAATCAGGTATTCGCACTTGCTGATAAGGTTGTTGACGCTGTGAAATCCGGCGCAATCAAGAAATTCTTTGTTATGGCAGGCTGTGACGGAAGAATGAAATCCAGAGACTACTATACAGAGTTTGCTGAGAAGCTTCCAAAGGATACTGTAATCTTAACTGCCGGCTGTGCAAAGTACAGATACAATAAGCTTCAGCTTGGCGATATCGGCGGTATTCCAAGAGTATTAGATGCAGGACAGTGTAATGACTCTTACTCTTTAGCTTTAATCGCACTTAAGCTGAAAGAAGTATTCGAGTTAAATGATGTAAATGATCTTCCAATCGCTTATAACATCGCTTGGTATGAGCAGAAGGCCGTTATCGTACTTCTTGCACTTCTTCACTTAGGCGTAAAGAACATTCACTTAGGACCGACATTACCAGGATTCTTATCTCCAAATGTTGCTAAGGTTCTTGTAGATACCTTTGGTATCGCTGGAATGGGAAGCGTAGATGCAGATATGGAATTATTCATGAACGCATAA
- a CDS encoding DUF488 domain-containing protein: protein MKNLYVLSAYETSAENFFESLKQFKVDLVLDIRQKNDSQLCGFTKKRDLEYFVRTITGAAYVHDLALAPTDELLNPYLKHWTSWEQYENGYQVLMKERDILSHFKTNYETYSAICLIGTETKKRRSHSEILYSMLLNHFEIKN, encoded by the coding sequence ATGAAAAACTTATATGTACTCAGTGCCTACGAGACCAGCGCTGAAAATTTTTTTGAAAGTCTAAAACAATTTAAGGTAGATCTGGTACTTGATATCAGGCAAAAGAATGACTCCCAGCTGTGCGGCTTTACGAAAAAAAGAGATCTAGAGTATTTTGTGAGAACCATTACTGGTGCCGCATATGTCCATGATCTGGCCCTGGCCCCTACAGATGAGCTTCTAAATCCATATCTTAAGCATTGGACTTCATGGGAGCAGTATGAGAACGGATATCAGGTCTTAATGAAGGAGAGGGATATCCTTTCTCATTTTAAAACCAATTATGAAACCTATTCTGCTATCTGCCTGATTGGAACAGAAACAAAGAAGAGAAGATCCCACAGCGAAATCCTGTATTCCATGCTTTTGAACCATTTTGAAATAAAAAATTGA
- a CDS encoding amino acid permease, whose product MKHKTKGLSAGRLTMMALGTVIGGSFFLGSSVAIQAAGPAIILSYLICAVMVYFILFALSEMTVSNPDSASFRTFASQYINKGTGFVVGWVYWTGMVISMSSEATAVSLLFRTWFPTVSIPLLGTGLIVGVTLLNLLGAKQLSHLESVLSAIKIVAIIGFILLGGLIVLGALPGIRPLGNSILRSEPFLPGGLKSLAGSMLIVLFTYAGFEIIGLAASETDNKEKNVPRAIHLTVFWLVTLYILCISVLLLLVPTNSLSEDVSPMVTALNRYQMSWAGTAMTIILISAILSTMLAAMFGIGRMLRSLVEEGLGPGFLRDKTDVPYRGILFSGLSMMMFLYVGLFLPEFYLFLISSGGFALLFTYIVLMFTHIRFRKKNGKPEGSCRLCGFPYSSLFTMAGLLIAIFSMPFLKGQTLGFLAGIALVAFFTACYGILKAVNKRKAMQGEELPKGTLKHRRILTEFSEELHPDEEKKQ is encoded by the coding sequence ATGAAACATAAAACAAAAGGTCTTTCTGCAGGCCGCTTAACGATGATGGCTCTGGGAACTGTTATCGGCGGTTCCTTTTTTTTAGGCTCATCGGTTGCCATACAGGCTGCCGGTCCGGCAATTATTCTTTCCTATCTCATTTGTGCGGTTATGGTCTACTTTATTCTGTTTGCACTTTCAGAAATGACGGTATCCAATCCTGATTCCGCTTCCTTTCGGACATTTGCATCTCAGTATATCAATAAAGGCACAGGCTTTGTCGTAGGCTGGGTCTATTGGACTGGTATGGTCATCTCTATGTCCAGTGAGGCTACTGCTGTTTCTTTACTCTTTCGGACCTGGTTTCCAACCGTCTCAATTCCTCTCCTTGGAACTGGTCTGATCGTGGGAGTTACCCTTTTGAATCTTTTAGGAGCAAAGCAGCTAAGCCATTTGGAAAGTGTTCTTTCTGCTATTAAGATTGTGGCTATTATTGGATTTATTCTGTTAGGCGGGCTGATTGTTCTTGGTGCTTTGCCAGGCATTCGTCCACTGGGAAACAGCATATTGCGCTCAGAACCGTTTCTCCCAGGCGGCTTAAAAAGTCTGGCCGGAAGTATGCTCATCGTTCTATTCACCTATGCTGGCTTTGAAATCATAGGACTGGCTGCCAGTGAGACCGATAATAAGGAAAAGAATGTGCCTCGAGCCATTCATTTGACTGTGTTCTGGCTGGTGACCCTGTATATTCTTTGTATATCCGTCCTCCTGCTTCTGGTTCCCACCAATTCCTTAAGCGAAGACGTCAGTCCAATGGTCACGGCCTTAAACCGGTATCAAATGTCCTGGGCCGGAACTGCCATGACAATCATATTAATCAGCGCAATCTTATCTACCATGCTGGCTGCCATGTTTGGTATTGGCAGAATGCTCCGCTCTCTTGTGGAGGAAGGGCTTGGTCCTGGGTTTTTAAGGGATAAGACGGATGTTCCTTATCGGGGTATCCTTTTTTCAGGACTTAGCATGATGATGTTTCTCTATGTAGGACTCTTTTTGCCTGAGTTTTATCTGTTTTTAATCAGCTCCGGTGGATTTGCCCTGCTTTTTACCTATATCGTACTCATGTTTACCCACATCCGTTTCCGAAAAAAGAACGGGAAGCCAGAAGGGAGCTGTAGGCTTTGCGGATTCCCCTATAGTTCTCTGTTTACCATGGCAGGACTCCTTATCGCTATATTCAGTATGCCATTTTTAAAAGGGCAGACCCTGGGGTTTCTGGCAGGAATAGCCCTGGTAGCTTTTTTTACCGCATGTTATGGGATATTAAAAGCCGTAAACAAAAGAAAAGCGATGCAGGGAGAAGAGCTGCCAAAAGGAACTCTCAAGCATCGCCGTATCTTAACAGAATTTTCAGAGGAACTACACCCCGATGAAGAAAAGAAACAATAA
- a CDS encoding GntR family transcriptional regulator, with protein sequence MLFHSYEINNMITYSKSNLSEIVVTYVKNKILTGELKSGDRLVETDMSEELQISRAPIREALRELHMRGFLSFSPKKGSQILNLDMGDIAEIFSIRIPLEMQVLTIIFEKKLLNEKDLEYLSALNQEMIMLGKDNTSDEKEKNFVFNSCDLAFHEFFWKKSESFRRADILQNQYFQLLTAMNKDTSTLGSAKEKYEEHKNIIEACRSGSLEQALSAFQIHMDSYLNAVQML encoded by the coding sequence ATGCTATTTCATTCATATGAAATAAATAACATGATCACATATTCCAAATCCAATCTTAGTGAGATTGTAGTCACTTATGTGAAAAATAAGATTCTTACGGGAGAGCTAAAAAGTGGAGACCGTTTGGTTGAAACTGATATGTCGGAAGAACTTCAGATAAGCAGAGCGCCCATCAGGGAAGCATTAAGAGAACTTCATATGAGAGGATTTCTTTCATTTTCGCCCAAAAAAGGCAGCCAGATTCTCAATCTGGATATGGGGGATATTGCAGAAATCTTTTCGATTAGAATTCCATTGGAAATGCAGGTGCTGACAATTATATTTGAAAAGAAACTTCTAAATGAGAAGGACTTAGAGTATCTATCTGCACTGAACCAGGAGATGATTATGTTAGGGAAAGACAATACGTCAGATGAGAAGGAGAAAAATTTTGTATTCAATTCCTGTGACCTGGCCTTTCATGAGTTTTTCTGGAAGAAATCAGAAAGTTTCAGGAGGGCTGATATTTTGCAAAACCAGTACTTCCAATTGCTTACCGCTATGAATAAGGATACTTCCACCTTAGGTTCTGCTAAGGAGAAGTACGAAGAGCATAAAAATATTATAGAAGCCTGCCGCAGCGGCTCGCTGGAGCAGGCGTTATCTGCATTTCAAATACACATGGATTCCTATTTGAATGCGGTTCAAATGCTTTAA
- a CDS encoding selenium metabolism-associated LysR family transcriptional regulator, whose amino-acid sequence MDFKQLEAFVQISKLQSFSKASEALYLTQPTLSNQINTLEKEIGTQLFVRSTKKVYPTKAGVKFYEHAKNMLALRDQSLFEMGKFTKECAGEINILASSVPAQYLLPQLISDFNKEYENIVFHLYQRDSGGVFKELSQYQYDIGFVGTETESCRYKLTAFCKDEIVLILPKSMRYTGGRTVSEIISFISKKNFIMREAGSGTRTKLEMFLSNNNIHEKDMKVVAYFSSTQGIVEAVSKGLGISFVSKAAATIYKRLNLVNMVEIDSEELSRDIFYVLKKDMVLTPAQELFINYAKNYYEKIKS is encoded by the coding sequence ATGGATTTTAAACAATTAGAAGCATTTGTACAAATTTCCAAACTGCAGAGTTTTTCAAAAGCATCTGAAGCCTTATACTTAACTCAGCCAACATTAAGCAATCAGATTAATACATTGGAAAAAGAGATTGGCACTCAGTTGTTTGTTCGTTCCACAAAGAAAGTGTATCCGACTAAGGCAGGGGTAAAGTTTTATGAACATGCCAAGAATATGCTGGCATTGCGCGATCAGTCTTTATTTGAAATGGGTAAGTTTACAAAAGAATGTGCAGGAGAAATAAATATTCTGGCCTCAAGCGTTCCGGCCCAGTATTTACTGCCGCAATTGATTTCTGATTTTAATAAGGAATATGAAAACATTGTCTTTCACTTATATCAAAGAGACAGTGGAGGTGTATTTAAAGAGTTAAGCCAATATCAGTATGATATTGGCTTTGTTGGAACGGAAACAGAAAGCTGCCGATACAAGCTGACAGCTTTCTGTAAGGATGAGATTGTCTTAATCCTGCCAAAGAGCATGAGATATACGGGGGGCCGTACGGTTTCTGAAATCATCTCTTTTATCTCGAAAAAGAACTTTATTATGCGGGAAGCCGGGTCTGGTACCAGAACAAAGCTGGAGATGTTTCTTAGCAATAATAATATTCACGAAAAGGATATGAAAGTCGTTGCTTATTTTAGCAGTACTCAGGGAATCGTGGAAGCGGTATCCAAGGGTCTGGGTATTTCCTTTGTATCCAAGGCGGCAGCAACCATCTATAAGCGTTTGAATTTAGTAAATATGGTAGAAATAGACTCGGAAGAATTGAGCAGAGATATCTTTTACGTTCTAAAAAAAGATATGGTTTTAACACCAGCCCAGGAACTATTCATCAATTATGCAAAGAATTATTATGAAAAGATTAAATCTTAA